Proteins from a genomic interval of Stigmatopora nigra isolate UIUO_SnigA chromosome 19, RoL_Snig_1.1, whole genome shotgun sequence:
- the cyb5d2 gene encoding neuferricin: protein MLFYAIVALFTACLVVLFFPARWQSNSATKSAQELPIRVLNSHDLSLYDGNEGSKGIYLAILGHVFDVHEGRKHYGPGGAYHFFTGKDASLAFVTGDFTEGGLTDDVSGLNPLQVVTLFDWLLFYKRTYRSVGVVAGRFYSQTGNPTAFLLHVESLHAQGQQLKAETEAEKLSFPSCNSHWSTTRGGRVWCSTTSGGVERTWTGVPRKLFSVGASGSRCVCIEDPLIANENPHLQEYDGCPKHAISCSLIA, encoded by the exons ATGCTCTTCTATGCAATAGTGGCTCTCTTTACGGCGTGCTTGGTAGTCCTTTTCTTTCCTGCCCGATGGCAGTCGAATTCTGCAACTAAATCTGCACAAGAGTTACCGATCCGGGTTTTAAATAGCCACGATTTGTCACTGTACGATGGCAACGAAGGCAGTAAGGGTATTTACCTGGCCATACTGGGCCATGTGTTTGACGTGCATGAGGGTCGCAAACATTATGGGCCAGGTGGTGCATATCACTTTTTCACAG GAAAAGATGCATCCCTGGCCTTTGTCACTGGAGATTTCACAGAGGGCGGCTTGACGGATGATGTATCCGGCTTGAATCCGTTACAGGTGGTAACTCTGTTTGACTGGCTGCTTTTTTACAAGAGGACCTACCGAAGTGTAG GTGTGGTTGCAGGACGGTTCTATTCCCAAACTGGAAATCCCACAGCATTTCTCTTGCATGTTGAATCATTGCATGCTCAGGGACAACAACTTAAAGCAGAGACAGAAGCAGAGAAGCTTTCCTTCCCTTCTTGCAACTCCCATTGGAGTACTACAAGAGGGGGGCGTGTCTGGTGCTCCACCACTAG TGGTGGAGTTGAAAGAACCTGGACTGGTGTACCCAGAAAATTATTCTCCGTGGGCGCTAGTGGATCCCGTTGCGTCTGCATAGAAGATCCATTAATAGCCAATGAGAATCCCCACCTGCAGGAATATGATGGCTgcccaaaacatgcaatttcTTGTTCTTTAATAGCGTAA